A stretch of Apostichopus japonicus isolate 1M-3 chromosome 9, ASM3797524v1, whole genome shotgun sequence DNA encodes these proteins:
- the LOC139973832 gene encoding ficolin-2-like codes for SDYKNGFGNKNHDHWLGNKFIHSLTNQKRYQLRIDLRDSGSSSFYAVYSTFRINNEADKYRLSVGSHSGNTGTGNNALSHSNNKQFSTKDQDNDGSSSYDCAEGHRGAWWYYYYTYYCYS; via the exons TCGGACTACAAGAACGGTTTCGGTAATAAAAATCACGACCACTGGCTAGGTAACAAATTTATTCACTCTCTGACCAACCAGAAAAGGTACCAGCTACGTATTGATCTACGGGACTCTGGCTCATCATCGTTTTATGCCGTCTATTCGACTTTTCGCATTAATAACGAGGCAGACAAGTATCGACTATCAGTTGGATCACACAGTGGAAATACAG GTACAGGTAATAATGCTTTGTCTCATAGCAACAATAAACAATTCAGTACAAAAGACCAGGACAACGACGGATCGAGTAGTTACGACTGTGCGGAGGGACATCGCGGAGCCTGGTGGTACTATTATTATActtattattgttatagttAA